Proteins found in one Orcinus orca chromosome 11, mOrcOrc1.1, whole genome shotgun sequence genomic segment:
- the ANKRD33 gene encoding photoreceptor ankyrin repeat protein isoform X2: MVACYHGFQSVVALLSRCPFLDVNQQDKEGDTALMLAAQAGHVPLVSLLINYYAGLDLERRDQRGLTALMKAAMRDRSECVAALLMAGADLTAVDPVRGKTALEWAFLTDSFDTVQRIQQLLRRPQVEQLSHHYQPEWPALPGLVAQAQAQASPSFLERLQATLSLPFAQSPQEGGVLDHLVTVTTSLASPFLTTACHTLCPDHPPALGTRSKSVPELLVEARAQVCRESKAVPSCLEIPGAQDGEEEAGGGQAGTEPGDEGIGRTGTR, encoded by the exons ATGGTCGCATGCTACCACGGCTTCCAAAGTGTTGTGGCCCTGCTCAGCCGCTGTCCTTTCCTGGATGTGAACCAGCAGGACAAAGAAGGAGACACAGCCCTCATGCTGGCTGCCCAAGCAG GCCATGTGCCTCTGGTGAGTCTCCTGATCAACTACTATGCTGGCCTTGACCTGGAGCGCCGGGACCAGCGGGGGCTAACTGCGCTGATGAAGGCCGCCATGCGGGACCGCTCCGAATGCGTGGCTGCCCTCCTCATGGCAG GTGCCGACCTGACTGCAGTGGATCCTGTCAGGGGCAAGACAGCCCTGGAGTGGGCATTTCTGACCGACAGCTTCGACACGGTGCAAAGGATCCAGCAGCTGCTGCGGCGGCCCCAAGTGGAGCAGCTCAGCCATCATTACCAGCCTGAGTGGCCAGCCTTGCCCGGGCTTGTGGCACAGGCCCAGGCTCAGGCCTCCCCGTCTTTCCTAGAACGACTTCAGGCCACCTTGAGCCTCCCCTTCGCGCAGTCTCCTCAGGAGGGGGGTGTCCTGGACCACCTTGTGACCGTCACGACCAGCCTGGCGAGTCCTTTCCTCACCACTGCCTGCCACACCCTGTGCCCTGACCACCCACCTGCACTGGGCACTCGAAGCAAGTCTGTGCCAGAGCTGCTAG TGGAAGCCAGAGCCCAGGTCTGCAGGGAATCGAAGGCTGTCCCTTCCTGTCTGGAGATACCAGGAGCtcaggatggagaggaggaggcaggaggaggccAGGCTGGCACAGAGCCAGGGGACGAAGGGATAGGCCGGACTGGGACTAGGTAA
- the ANKRD33 gene encoding photoreceptor ankyrin repeat protein isoform X1, producing the protein MVACYHGFQSVVALLSRCPFLDVNQQDKEGDTALMLAAQAGHVPLVSLLINYYAGLDLERRDQRGLTALMKAAMRDRSECVAALLMAGAWGLNQDVCHRGAPASSCNRMGLCGFACADLTAVDPVRGKTALEWAFLTDSFDTVQRIQQLLRRPQVEQLSHHYQPEWPALPGLVAQAQAQASPSFLERLQATLSLPFAQSPQEGGVLDHLVTVTTSLASPFLTTACHTLCPDHPPALGTRSKSVPELLGTAPPPPPVPQLPQEVPGPRVFIPYQSPQGVLSMCYQWLQPRDSTSPRPQAPKILLSKAPSSGVQWKPEPRSAGNRRLSLPVWRYQELRMERRRQEEARLAQSQGTKG; encoded by the exons ATGGTCGCATGCTACCACGGCTTCCAAAGTGTTGTGGCCCTGCTCAGCCGCTGTCCTTTCCTGGATGTGAACCAGCAGGACAAAGAAGGAGACACAGCCCTCATGCTGGCTGCCCAAGCAG GCCATGTGCCTCTGGTGAGTCTCCTGATCAACTACTATGCTGGCCTTGACCTGGAGCGCCGGGACCAGCGGGGGCTAACTGCGCTGATGAAGGCCGCCATGCGGGACCGCTCCGAATGCGTGGCTGCCCTCCTCATGGCAGGTGCATGGGGCCTGAACCAGGATGTGTG CCACAGAGGGGCCCCAGCTTCCAGCTGCAACAGGATGGGACTCTGTGGCTTTGCAT GTGCCGACCTGACTGCAGTGGATCCTGTCAGGGGCAAGACAGCCCTGGAGTGGGCATTTCTGACCGACAGCTTCGACACGGTGCAAAGGATCCAGCAGCTGCTGCGGCGGCCCCAAGTGGAGCAGCTCAGCCATCATTACCAGCCTGAGTGGCCAGCCTTGCCCGGGCTTGTGGCACAGGCCCAGGCTCAGGCCTCCCCGTCTTTCCTAGAACGACTTCAGGCCACCTTGAGCCTCCCCTTCGCGCAGTCTCCTCAGGAGGGGGGTGTCCTGGACCACCTTGTGACCGTCACGACCAGCCTGGCGAGTCCTTTCCTCACCACTGCCTGCCACACCCTGTGCCCTGACCACCCACCTGCACTGGGCACTCGAAGCAAGTCTGTGCCAGAGCTGCTAGGcactgccccgccccctcccccagtacCCCAACTCCCCCAGGAAGTCCCTGGCCCCCGGGTCTTCATCCCCTACCAGAGCCCTCAGGGTGTACTGAGCATGTGCTATCAGTGGCTCCAGCCCAGAGATAGTACCAGCCCCAGGCCCCAAGCCCCTAAGATCCTCCTCTCCAAGGCACCCTCATCTGGCGTTCAGTGGAAGCCAGAGCCCAGGTCTGCAGGGAATCGAAGGCTGTCCCTTCCTGTCTGGAGATACCAGGAGCtcaggatggagaggaggaggcaggaggaggccAGGCTGGCACAGAGCCAGGGGACGAAGGGATAG